A single Oncorhynchus kisutch isolate 150728-3 linkage group LG19, Okis_V2, whole genome shotgun sequence DNA region contains:
- the LOC109864295 gene encoding lymphoid-restricted membrane protein isoform X2 produces the protein MNLGSIWCDGLSVSCVVTPCSSMDLGVTHRQRHNPVDSICRKLQTIQRHDREVNPSSPFQIPKFTSSSYNSPQSSLRRNLEVILKKREREGMLTPKGSPQLPRSSHCPNSSPANPTMNPPTPVNATFTITSNPGEWRGVGVGLGGQGRGWQRDCSTPAVQTGDTFFSFSHGHQFTQPEAGTGSDGSERHRTPSLTCTPAQSLLSYNLNFCSSDSTANLLQCELPYPALVVKRLSMGDGAMSSENRKDTMTEVSLICEEDLLDTIFHVCDTQRRGKVYVSRIVDYLRHTTSRGSEDSGLEDLCNMLDPEHKDVSIDLDTYHAIMKEWIDDCRKNGDDTPEDLTQESVRLRDSLSAKRSVLLNMTSGSLEAFGGEVSRTDLETSDLVFCVTDLQFSNQKLQEEVRKLKQNVETMEDHNQKLAEENEELKSQARLGQQLAQKEKMLKDEVEEMKMSLSCTEEGRARASAQTKHMERENQSLIAKISCLQDENIKVTMEMDDLQKRIIELCDLNAELQVHNHSFDAVVSEKESLILQKCRQIEELMATVMEYSSVTELLRADKTKLESQIHMMPPDMAVAGLSLSVAYRLNHSTSGSLQTELALAQTPPEGASCVSPLSFASVLDESLDREVLVLLQGPTHDQMSPEFKSLVNKLKRDFKDEGLSILSTLRGLMHHYGGPGASKDPILQAVQSELDRRRTEWGLSLEQLDQYTKSLENELIKMASSIRRSRTEILHLSVRVQEQENQKRQLREELDQLNTPGDSREASCQTPDEETQAGEDLDWDEEFVLQDFLKNEGVETYRDFKSQETGPTEEDRLTERGDQPGEVGERWTVVGGEGPEGGMRGISLLSPLSEQSEPDQTEGEDLRETTAATDGDQRVNSLSPQGAKLPECFGPEDAHQHAVDTEEHPLPPSHSSLSDVMSPDTIVPLLQDTPQPGSPEHDRTITAGNSPPPRLAEMVSPSCTYPVMNETILLTCSSQQTDGSERGKGEDITTSTNMSDTQKLTKDQLAERVLAEDSTSLLPVLEEEEDTQESVVQVPTVEVDLSGTVSLAGGDRGSPTMDGLNVAPTDPSQGPRDATIPDPSGAKIDSLVLRSKFKKELELSRSMDVIEEGKVQEDLSESVTTEKDIEASVSEDSTVGDRSSLSPNDKEIEVTEFQRLSLGFKCDMFTLEKRLRLEERSRDLAEENVRREVSSCQGLLQALAPLCEDDNQSMEIIQRLQKNLDILIQSMTRVSSRSEMLGAIHQESRTGTAVEIMVQHVENLRRMYTKEHAELTELRENMLQNERSFGSHSGGTHSDDFRGKKPSGATSYKASARRVSIAAIPRSGGGGGPMHFDMPNKPQDMEAERLTRRSPWNVTGKSTARPPLKRFVSSGAWIETDEPSLVMLMKGPANDADSPSDEERREVPVQRKSSLTELGNKITSLIMPNKTPILAEQAAAAPCLGYSSRPASAASGSRGLWLWLALVVVLAGLLALLASLVLQPAVDGAPVGTGDSWVTIQQLLWPYTGLRHNGQPPV, from the exons ATGAACTTGGGAAGTATCTGGTGTGATGGACTATCAGT TTCTTGTGTTGTCACCCCCTGCTCCAGCATGGACCTTGGAGTGACCCATCGTCAACGCCACAACCCTGTTGACAGCATCTGTCGTAAGCTGCAGACCATCCAGCGGCATGACCGTGAGGTTAACCCCTCCTCGCCCTTCCAGATCCCAAAGTTCACGTCCAGCAGCTACAACAGCCCCCAGTCCAGCCTGCGCCGCAACCTGGAAGTCATCCTGAAGAAGCGCGAGAGGGAGGGGATGTTAACCCCTAAGGGTTCACCCCAGCTTCCCAGGAGCTCCCACTGTCCTAACTCCAGCCCAGCCAACCCCACCATGAACCCCCCAACCCCGGTCAATGCTACGTTTACCATAACAAGTAATcctggggagtggaggggggtAGGGGTGGGGTTAGGAGGGCAAGGGAGAGGATGGCAGAGGGACTGCTCCACCCCAGCTGTCCAGACTGGAGACACTTTTTTCAGCTTCTCTCATGGTCACCAGTTTACTCAGCCTGAGGCGGGGACAGGGTCTGACGGCAGCGAGAGGCACAGGACCCCATCTCTGACTTGCACACCTGCACAGAGCCTGCTGTCCTACAACCTCAACTTCTGCTCGTCAGACTCCACGGCCAACCTGCTGCAGTGTGAGCTGCCCTACCCGGCCCTGGTTGTCAAGAGACTGTCCATGGGAGACG gagccaTGTCCTCTGAGAACCGGAAGGACACGATGACTGAGGTCAGTCTGATCTGTGAAGAGGATTTACTAGACACCATTTTCCATGTTTGTGACACCCAGCGCAGAG GTAAGGTGTACGTGTCTCGTATCGTGGACTACCTGCGTCACACCACCAGCCGGGGTTCTGAGGACAGCGGGCTGGAGGACCTGTGTAATATGCTGGACCCAGAGCACAAAGATGTCTCCATAGACCTGGACACCTACCACGCCATCATGAAGGAGTGGATCGATGACTGCAGAAAGAATGG GGACGACACACCAGAGGACCTAACTCAAGAGTCTGTCAGACTCCGAGACAGCCTGTCAG CTAAGAGGTCTGTCCTGCTGAACATGACCTCAGGTAGTCTGGAGGCATTTGGAGGGGAGGTGTCACGAACAGATCT TGAGACGTCAGACCTGGTGTTCTGTGTGACCGACCTGCAGTTCAGTAACCAGAAGCTTCAGGAGGAGGTGAGGAAGCTGAAGCAGAATGTGGAGACCATGGAGGACCATAACCAGAAACTAGCAGAGGAGAACGAGGAGCTCAAGTCACAGGCCAGACT aGGCCAGCAGCTGGCCCAGAAGGAGAAGATGTTgaaggatgaggtggaggagatgAAGATGAGTCTGAGCTGtacagaggagggcagagccaggGCCTCAGCTCAGACCAAACATATG gagagagagaaccagagtctGATTGCCAAGATAAGCTGTCTTCAGGATGAG AACATAAAGGTCACCATggagatggatgacctccagaAGAGGATTATTGAACTGTGTGACCTAAATGCTGAGCTGCAG GTCCATAACCATTCCTTTGATGCTGTCGTGAGTGAAAAGGAATCCCTCATTCTCCAG AAGTGCAGACAGATTGAGGAGCTGATGGCTACAGTGATGGAGTACTCATCAGTCACAGAG CTGTTGAGAGCAGACAAGACCAAGCTGGAGAGCCAGATACACATGATGCCGCCAGACATGGCAGT TGCAGGTCTCTCCCTGTCGGTGGCGTACAGGTTGAACCACAGCACTTCAGGATCCCTGCAGACAGAACTGGCCCTTGCTCAAACACCTCCGGAG GGTGCGTCGTGTGTGTCGCCACTGAGCTTTGCATCTGTGCTAGATGAGTCTCTGGACAGGGAGGTGTTAGTGCTCCTGCAGGGCCCCACACATGACCAGATGTCCCCGGAGTTCAAGAGCCTCGTCAACAAACTG AAGAGAGATTTTAAGGACGAGGGCCTCTCCATCTTGTCAACACTCAGAGGACTCATGCACCACTATGGAGGACCAGGGGCTAGTAAAGACCCCATACTGCAG GCGGTGCAGTCTGAGCTGGATCGGAGGAGGACTGAGTGGGGACTCAGCCTGGAGCAGTTGGACCAGTACACCAAATCCCTGGAGAACGAACTGATCAAGATGGCCAGCAGCATAAGGAGGTCCCGCACTGAGATACTACACCTGTCAGTCAG GGTTCAGGAGCAGGAGAATCAGAAGAGGCAGCTGCGTGAAGAGTTGGACCAGCTAAATACCCCGGGGGACAGCAGGGAGGCCAGCTGCCAGACCCCCGACGAGGAGACACag GCTGGGGAAGACCTGGACTGGGACGAGGAGTTTGTCCTCCAAGACTTCCTGAAGAACGAGGGGGTGGAGACGTACAGGGACTTCAAGAGTCAGGAGACGGGACCGACGGAGGAGGACAGACTGACGGAGAGGGGGGACCAGCCTGGGGAGGTTGGGGAGAGGTGGACCGTGGTGGGGGGAGAGGGACCAGAGGGGGGAATGAGGGggatctcccttctctctcctctctcggagCAAAGTGAACCCGACCAGACGGAGGGAGAGGATCTGAGAG AAACCACAGCGGCAACAGACGGTGACCAGAGGGTGAACAGTCTATCCCCACAG GGTGCCAAATTACCAGAATGCTTTGGGCCTGAGGACGCCCACCAGCATGCTGTTGACACCGAGGAgcatccactccctccctcccactcttctCTATCGG ATGTAATGAGCCCTGACACCATAGTGCCCCTTCTTCAAGACACACCTCAGCCTGGCTCACCAGAACACGACAGGACCATCACTGCTGGGAACAGTCCACCCCCCAGGCTGGCTGAGATGGTATCTCCCAGCTGCACTTACCCTGTGATGAATGAGACCATTTTACTGACTTGCAG CTCCCAGCAGACAGACGGCAGTGAAAGAGGAAAAGGAGAGGACATCACCACCTCGACCAATATGAGTGAcacacag aagctAACCAAGGACCAGCTGGCTGAGAGAGTGCTAGCAGAGGACAG CACCAGCCTGTTACCAgtactagaggaggaggaggacacacagGAGTCAGTggtgcaggtgcctacagtggaAGTGGACTTGTCAG GGACAGTCAGTCTGGCAGGAGGGGACAGAGGCTCTCCGACTATGGATGGACTGAATGTTGCGCCCACTGACCCATCACAGGGTCCAAGGGATGCTACGATACCTGACCCCTCAGGAGCCAAAATTGACTCCCTGGTTCTCAGGAGCAAGTTCAAGAAGGAACTG GAGCTGTCTCGCAGTATGGATGTCATCGAGGAAGGGAAGGTACAAGAGGACCTGAGTGAAAGTGTTACCACagagaaggaca TTGAAGCCTCTGTTTCTGAGGACTCAACCGTAGGGGACAGAAGCAG CCTGTCCCCTAACGACAAGGAGATTGAGGTA ACTGAGTTCCAGCGCCTGTCCCTGGGCTTTAAGTGTGACATGTTCACCCTGGAgaagaggctgaggctggaggagAGGTCACGAGACCTGGCAGAGGAGAATGTCCGGAGGGAGGTGTCCAGTTGCCAGGGACTATTACAG GCCCTGGCCCCTCTATGTGAGGATGATAACCAGTCTATGGAGATCATCCAGAGACTTCAGAAGAACCTGGACATCCTCATCCAGTCCATGACCAGAGTGTCCAGTCGCTCAGAGATGCTGGGCGCCATACACCAG gagTCTCGTACAGGCACGGCAGTAGAGATAATGGTCCAGCATGTAGAGAACCTGAGGAGGATGTACACTAAGGAACATGCTGAGCTCACTGAGCTGAGGGAGAACATGCTGCAGAACGAGAGGTCCTTCGGATCCCACTCAGGAGGAACACACTCgg ATGATTTCAGAGGCAAGAAACCATCTGGAGCAACGTCGTATAAG GCATCAGCCCGACGGGTCAGCATAGCAGCTATCCCCCGGTCCGGTGGGGGAGGGGGACCCATGCATTTTGACATGCCTAATAAACCACAGGACATGGAGGCGGAGAGACTCACCCGCAGATCTCCCTG GAATGTGACAGGGAAGAGCACGGCGCGTCCTCCTCTAAAGCGCTTTGTTAGCTCCGGGGCTTGGATTGAGACTGACGAGCCCTCCCTCGTGATGCTGATGAAGGG GCCTGCCAACGACGCAGACTCTCCTTCAGAcgaggagagaagggaagtgcCCGTTCAGAGGAAGTCCAGTCTCACTGAGCTGGGCAACAAAATCACCTCCCTGATTATGCCCAACAAGAC TCCCATCCTGGCAGAGCAGGCCGCAGCAGCCCCGTGTTTGGGCTACTCCTCCCGGCCTGCGTCTGCAGCCAGCGGGTCCCGAGGACTGTGGCTCTGGCTGGCCCTAGTAGTGGTCCTAGCAGGCCTCCTGGCCCTCCTAGCCAGCCTGGTGCTGCAGCCGGCCGTGGATGGAGCGCCCGTGGGGACCGGGGACTCCTGGGTGACCATCCAGCAGCTCCTGTGGCCCTACACAGGGCTTAGGCACAACGGACAGCCACCGGTTTAG
- the LOC109864295 gene encoding lymphoid-restricted membrane protein isoform X8 codes for MDLGVTHRQRHNPVDSICRKLQTIQRHDREVNPSSPFQIPKFTSSSYNSPQSSLRRNLEVILKKREREGMLTPKGSPQLPRSSHCPNSSPANPTMNPPTPVNATFTITSNPGEWRGVGVGLGGQGRGWQRDCSTPAVQTGDTFFSFSHGHQFTQPEAGTGSDGSERHRTPSLTCTPAQSLLSYNLNFCSSDSTANLLQCELPYPALVVKRLSMGDGAMSSENRKDTMTEVSLICEEDLLDTIFHVCDTQRRGKVYVSRIVDYLRHTTSRGSEDSGLEDLCNMLDPEHKDVSIDLDTYHAIMKEWIDDCRKNGDDTPEDLTQESVRLRDSLSAKRSVLLNMTSGSLEAFGGEVSRTDLETSDLVFCVTDLQFSNQKLQEEVRKLKQNVETMEDHNQKLAEENEELKSQARLGQQLAQKEKMLKDEVEEMKMSLSCTEEGRARASAQTKHMERENQSLIAKISCLQDENIKVTMEMDDLQKRIIELCDLNAELQVHNHSFDAVVSEKESLILQKCRQIEELMATVMEYSSVTELLRADKTKLESQIHMMPPDMAVAGLSLSVAYRLNHSTSGSLQTELALAQTPPEGASCVSPLSFASVLDESLDREVLVLLQGPTHDQMSPEFKSLVNKLKRDFKDEGLSILSTLRGLMHHYGGPGASKDPILQAVQSELDRRRTEWGLSLEQLDQYTKSLENELIKMASSIRRSRTEILHLSVRVQEQENQKRQLREELDQLNTPGDSREASCQTPDEETQAGEDLDWDEEFVLQDFLKNEGVETYRDFKSQETGPTEEDRLTERGDQPGEVGERWTVVGGEGPEGGMRGISLLSPLSEQSEPDQTEGEDLRETTAATDGDQRVNSLSPQGAKLPECFGPEDAHQHAVDTEEHPLPPSHSSLSDVMSPDTIVPLLQDTPQPGSPEHDRTITAGNSPPPRLAEMVSPSCTYPVMNETILLTCSSQQTDGSERGKGEDITTSTNMSDTQKLTKDQLAERVLAEDSTSLLPVLEEEEDTQESVVQVPTVEVDLSGTVSLAGGDRGSPTMDGLNVAPTDPSQGPRDATIPDPSGAKIDSLVLRSKFKKELELSRSMDVIEEGKVQEDLSESVTTEKDIEASVSEDSTVGDRSSLSPNDKEIETEFQRLSLGFKCDMFTLEKRLRLEERSRDLAEENVRREVSSCQGLLQALAPLCEDDNQSMEIIQRLQKNLDILIQSMTRVSSRSEMLGAIHQESRTGTAVEIMVQHVENLRRMYTKEHAELTELRENMLQNERSFGSHSGGTHSDDFRGKKPSGATSYKASARRVSIAAIPRSGGGGGPMHFDMPNKPQDMEAERLTRRSPWNVTGKSTARPPLKRFVSSGAWIETDEPSLVMLMKGPILAEQAAAAPCLGYSSRPASAASGSRGLWLWLALVVVLAGLLALLASLVLQPAVDGAPVGTGDSWVTIQQLLWPYTGLRHNGQPPV; via the exons ATGGACCTTGGAGTGACCCATCGTCAACGCCACAACCCTGTTGACAGCATCTGTCGTAAGCTGCAGACCATCCAGCGGCATGACCGTGAGGTTAACCCCTCCTCGCCCTTCCAGATCCCAAAGTTCACGTCCAGCAGCTACAACAGCCCCCAGTCCAGCCTGCGCCGCAACCTGGAAGTCATCCTGAAGAAGCGCGAGAGGGAGGGGATGTTAACCCCTAAGGGTTCACCCCAGCTTCCCAGGAGCTCCCACTGTCCTAACTCCAGCCCAGCCAACCCCACCATGAACCCCCCAACCCCGGTCAATGCTACGTTTACCATAACAAGTAATcctggggagtggaggggggtAGGGGTGGGGTTAGGAGGGCAAGGGAGAGGATGGCAGAGGGACTGCTCCACCCCAGCTGTCCAGACTGGAGACACTTTTTTCAGCTTCTCTCATGGTCACCAGTTTACTCAGCCTGAGGCGGGGACAGGGTCTGACGGCAGCGAGAGGCACAGGACCCCATCTCTGACTTGCACACCTGCACAGAGCCTGCTGTCCTACAACCTCAACTTCTGCTCGTCAGACTCCACGGCCAACCTGCTGCAGTGTGAGCTGCCCTACCCGGCCCTGGTTGTCAAGAGACTGTCCATGGGAGACG gagccaTGTCCTCTGAGAACCGGAAGGACACGATGACTGAGGTCAGTCTGATCTGTGAAGAGGATTTACTAGACACCATTTTCCATGTTTGTGACACCCAGCGCAGAG GTAAGGTGTACGTGTCTCGTATCGTGGACTACCTGCGTCACACCACCAGCCGGGGTTCTGAGGACAGCGGGCTGGAGGACCTGTGTAATATGCTGGACCCAGAGCACAAAGATGTCTCCATAGACCTGGACACCTACCACGCCATCATGAAGGAGTGGATCGATGACTGCAGAAAGAATGG GGACGACACACCAGAGGACCTAACTCAAGAGTCTGTCAGACTCCGAGACAGCCTGTCAG CTAAGAGGTCTGTCCTGCTGAACATGACCTCAGGTAGTCTGGAGGCATTTGGAGGGGAGGTGTCACGAACAGATCT TGAGACGTCAGACCTGGTGTTCTGTGTGACCGACCTGCAGTTCAGTAACCAGAAGCTTCAGGAGGAGGTGAGGAAGCTGAAGCAGAATGTGGAGACCATGGAGGACCATAACCAGAAACTAGCAGAGGAGAACGAGGAGCTCAAGTCACAGGCCAGACT aGGCCAGCAGCTGGCCCAGAAGGAGAAGATGTTgaaggatgaggtggaggagatgAAGATGAGTCTGAGCTGtacagaggagggcagagccaggGCCTCAGCTCAGACCAAACATATG gagagagagaaccagagtctGATTGCCAAGATAAGCTGTCTTCAGGATGAG AACATAAAGGTCACCATggagatggatgacctccagaAGAGGATTATTGAACTGTGTGACCTAAATGCTGAGCTGCAG GTCCATAACCATTCCTTTGATGCTGTCGTGAGTGAAAAGGAATCCCTCATTCTCCAG AAGTGCAGACAGATTGAGGAGCTGATGGCTACAGTGATGGAGTACTCATCAGTCACAGAG CTGTTGAGAGCAGACAAGACCAAGCTGGAGAGCCAGATACACATGATGCCGCCAGACATGGCAGT TGCAGGTCTCTCCCTGTCGGTGGCGTACAGGTTGAACCACAGCACTTCAGGATCCCTGCAGACAGAACTGGCCCTTGCTCAAACACCTCCGGAG GGTGCGTCGTGTGTGTCGCCACTGAGCTTTGCATCTGTGCTAGATGAGTCTCTGGACAGGGAGGTGTTAGTGCTCCTGCAGGGCCCCACACATGACCAGATGTCCCCGGAGTTCAAGAGCCTCGTCAACAAACTG AAGAGAGATTTTAAGGACGAGGGCCTCTCCATCTTGTCAACACTCAGAGGACTCATGCACCACTATGGAGGACCAGGGGCTAGTAAAGACCCCATACTGCAG GCGGTGCAGTCTGAGCTGGATCGGAGGAGGACTGAGTGGGGACTCAGCCTGGAGCAGTTGGACCAGTACACCAAATCCCTGGAGAACGAACTGATCAAGATGGCCAGCAGCATAAGGAGGTCCCGCACTGAGATACTACACCTGTCAGTCAG GGTTCAGGAGCAGGAGAATCAGAAGAGGCAGCTGCGTGAAGAGTTGGACCAGCTAAATACCCCGGGGGACAGCAGGGAGGCCAGCTGCCAGACCCCCGACGAGGAGACACag GCTGGGGAAGACCTGGACTGGGACGAGGAGTTTGTCCTCCAAGACTTCCTGAAGAACGAGGGGGTGGAGACGTACAGGGACTTCAAGAGTCAGGAGACGGGACCGACGGAGGAGGACAGACTGACGGAGAGGGGGGACCAGCCTGGGGAGGTTGGGGAGAGGTGGACCGTGGTGGGGGGAGAGGGACCAGAGGGGGGAATGAGGGggatctcccttctctctcctctctcggagCAAAGTGAACCCGACCAGACGGAGGGAGAGGATCTGAGAG AAACCACAGCGGCAACAGACGGTGACCAGAGGGTGAACAGTCTATCCCCACAG GGTGCCAAATTACCAGAATGCTTTGGGCCTGAGGACGCCCACCAGCATGCTGTTGACACCGAGGAgcatccactccctccctcccactcttctCTATCGG ATGTAATGAGCCCTGACACCATAGTGCCCCTTCTTCAAGACACACCTCAGCCTGGCTCACCAGAACACGACAGGACCATCACTGCTGGGAACAGTCCACCCCCCAGGCTGGCTGAGATGGTATCTCCCAGCTGCACTTACCCTGTGATGAATGAGACCATTTTACTGACTTGCAG CTCCCAGCAGACAGACGGCAGTGAAAGAGGAAAAGGAGAGGACATCACCACCTCGACCAATATGAGTGAcacacag aagctAACCAAGGACCAGCTGGCTGAGAGAGTGCTAGCAGAGGACAG CACCAGCCTGTTACCAgtactagaggaggaggaggacacacagGAGTCAGTggtgcaggtgcctacagtggaAGTGGACTTGTCAG GGACAGTCAGTCTGGCAGGAGGGGACAGAGGCTCTCCGACTATGGATGGACTGAATGTTGCGCCCACTGACCCATCACAGGGTCCAAGGGATGCTACGATACCTGACCCCTCAGGAGCCAAAATTGACTCCCTGGTTCTCAGGAGCAAGTTCAAGAAGGAACTG GAGCTGTCTCGCAGTATGGATGTCATCGAGGAAGGGAAGGTACAAGAGGACCTGAGTGAAAGTGTTACCACagagaaggaca TTGAAGCCTCTGTTTCTGAGGACTCAACCGTAGGGGACAGAAGCAG CCTGTCCCCTAACGACAAGGAGATTGAG ACTGAGTTCCAGCGCCTGTCCCTGGGCTTTAAGTGTGACATGTTCACCCTGGAgaagaggctgaggctggaggagAGGTCACGAGACCTGGCAGAGGAGAATGTCCGGAGGGAGGTGTCCAGTTGCCAGGGACTATTACAG GCCCTGGCCCCTCTATGTGAGGATGATAACCAGTCTATGGAGATCATCCAGAGACTTCAGAAGAACCTGGACATCCTCATCCAGTCCATGACCAGAGTGTCCAGTCGCTCAGAGATGCTGGGCGCCATACACCAG gagTCTCGTACAGGCACGGCAGTAGAGATAATGGTCCAGCATGTAGAGAACCTGAGGAGGATGTACACTAAGGAACATGCTGAGCTCACTGAGCTGAGGGAGAACATGCTGCAGAACGAGAGGTCCTTCGGATCCCACTCAGGAGGAACACACTCgg ATGATTTCAGAGGCAAGAAACCATCTGGAGCAACGTCGTATAAG GCATCAGCCCGACGGGTCAGCATAGCAGCTATCCCCCGGTCCGGTGGGGGAGGGGGACCCATGCATTTTGACATGCCTAATAAACCACAGGACATGGAGGCGGAGAGACTCACCCGCAGATCTCCCTG GAATGTGACAGGGAAGAGCACGGCGCGTCCTCCTCTAAAGCGCTTTGTTAGCTCCGGGGCTTGGATTGAGACTGACGAGCCCTCCCTCGTGATGCTGATGAAGGG TCCCATCCTGGCAGAGCAGGCCGCAGCAGCCCCGTGTTTGGGCTACTCCTCCCGGCCTGCGTCTGCAGCCAGCGGGTCCCGAGGACTGTGGCTCTGGCTGGCCCTAGTAGTGGTCCTAGCAGGCCTCCTGGCCCTCCTAGCCAGCCTGGTGCTGCAGCCGGCCGTGGATGGAGCGCCCGTGGGGACCGGGGACTCCTGGGTGACCATCCAGCAGCTCCTGTGGCCCTACACAGGGCTTAGGCACAACGGACAGCCACCGGTTTAG